One Vigna unguiculata cultivar IT97K-499-35 chromosome 11, ASM411807v1, whole genome shotgun sequence DNA window includes the following coding sequences:
- the LOC114169134 gene encoding vicilin-like seed storage protein At2g28490 encodes MENTTTLLLFFSVLLCHGAMAIPEGEEHNLFFMHNPKTVVKTDAGEMHVLKTQSGCRRFLDRHMHIGFITMQPKSLFVPHYLDSNLIIFIHKGEANLGFIYDDEVVEMRLKEGDVYVIPSGSAFYFVNKEEGERLHIIYSIDPSTSLGLDTFHSFYIGGGANSHSLLSEFAPAILETACNESRMEVESVFYKELDGAIMYMDDSDVPSLGTKFLQLKKEEKEQHQKKMLHDQEEEEEKEEEQQTSSAWGKLLDTVFGKVNEKRESKNSVDWSKATNLYDKKTDFRNDYGWSKTLDAVQYPPLTNPDIGLFYVYLKAGSMLGPHVNPRATEYSIVVKGCGEVHIVYPNGSKAISTEIKEGDVFVVPKSFPLCQIASNDGALELFGFSTSAREKKPLFLAGSVSILRTMQGPQLAAALGVSVDTLRRALDPQDDLLIFPSTWSATP; translated from the exons ATGGAAAACACAACTACCCTTTTGCTCTTCTTCTCAGTTCTTCTCTGCCATGGAGCAATGGCCATCCCTGAAGGTGAAGAACACAACTTGTTCTTCATGCATAACCCCAAGACAGTGGTGAAGACCGATGCAGGGGAAATGCATGTGCTGAAAACCCAAAGTGGTTGCAGGAGGTTTTTGGATAGACACATGCACATTGGCTTCATCACTATGCAACCAAAGTCCTTGTTCGTCCCTCACTACCTTGACTCCAATCTCATCATATTCATCCATAAAG GGGAAGCAAATTTGGGATTCATATATGATGATGAAGTGGTGGAAATGAGATTGAAGGAAGGGGATGTGTATGTGATTCCATCAGGTTCAGCATTTTATTTTGTGAACAAAGAGGAAGGTGAGAGACTTCACATCATCTATAGCATTGACCCTTCCACAAGCTTGGGATTAGATACCTTCCAT TCTTTCTATATTGGTGGAGGAGCCAATTCACACTCACTGCTTTCTGAATTCGCACCAGCTATTCTCGAAACTGCATGTAAT GAATCAAGAATGGAGGTTGAGAGTGTCTTTTATAAGGAACTAGATGGGGCAATCATGTACATGGATGATTCTGATGTACCTAGCTTAGGGACTAAATTCCTTCAActgaagaaggaagaaaaagagcAACACCAGAAGAAAATGCTGCATgaccaagaagaagaagaagaaaaagaagaggagCAACAAACAAGTAGTGCATGGGGAAAACTCTTGGACACTGTATTTGGCAAGGTGAATGAGAAGAGAGAGAGCAAAAACAGTGTTGATTGGAGCAAGGCAACAAATCTCTATGACAAAAAAACTGATTTCAGAAACGATTATGGTTGGAGCAAGACACTGGATGCAGTGCAgtatcctccactcaccaatcCTGACATTGGCCTTTTCTATGTCTATCTCAAAGCG GGATCCATGTTGGGACCTCATGTGAATCCAAGGGCAACTGAGTATAGCATAGTGGTGAAGGGGTGTGGTGAGGTTCATATAGTGTATCCAAATGGAAGCAAAGCAATTAGCACAGAAATCAAAGAAGGGGATGTGTTTGTTGTTCCAAAATCCTTCCCTTTGTGTCAAATAGCATCAAATGATGGAGCCTTAGAGTTGTTTGGCTTCTCCACCTCTGCCAGAGAGAAGAAGCCACTGTTTCTGGCTGGTTCTGTATCCATTCTTAGGACCATGCAAGGGCCTCAGCTTGCGGCGGCGCTTGGGGTGAGTGTAGACACTTTGCGGCGTGCCCTTGATCCTCAGGACGACCTTCTCATCTTTCCGTCAACATGGTCTGCAACACCATAA
- the LOC114169732 gene encoding exonuclease V, chloroplastic: MGETSSSSEDQNQHNIPIEIISDDEMALIEAALAFASTRTCSAIRSSSCSSSPSKSPLHNNALSITVVSKRSSSSGSDIEDLPALKRKHTLSDSFLRRFRNKRGLSVTDITSTEWCPKQMEFSLLLGGRKVNQAMRAGIARHVKLEQEVLKRVEVKVKYQEDMWALKFLNFINGVNQLLFEGMTRELPVIGFAEDIWMVGVIDEIRMPLKENHHNPILIDTKTRARDTLPAEPQRRNGRLQLMCYKYLWDNLVADNFPSNVFFTYFGLNPQHNLCEDLKVTSADSGFSASTLDDVVRYYRNTCRMLAPAHDQLLLRYEYQKDHSLLGEDKFTYDHDWLTNQIHSCLKFWVGEQEATYTPEDERWKCGYCQFARVCPAYNDSKGTMEPKSNDLNIKEG, translated from the exons ATGGGTGAAACATCATCTTCCTCAGAGGACCAGAATCAACATAATATTCCAATCGAAATTATCAGCGACGACGAAATGGCTCTCATTGAAGCTGCTTTGGCCTTCGCTTCCACTCGAACTTGCTCCGCAATTCgttcttcttcttgttcttcGTCTCCTTCAAAATCACCCCTTCACAATAATGCGTTATCCATCACCGTTGTGTCGAAAAGAAGCTCATCGAGTGGCAGTGATATTGAGGACTTACCCGCTCTCAAGAGAAAGCACACTCTTTCCGATTCCTTTCTTCGCCGCTTCAGAAACAAACGGGGTTTGTCCGTAACGGATATTACTTCTACG GAATGGTGCCCGAAACAAATGgagttttctcttcttcttgGAGGGAGAAAGGTTAATCAAGCAATGAGAGCAGGCATTGCTCGCCATGTGAAGCTTGAACAAGAG GTTTTGAAACGGGTGGAAGTGAAGGTCAAATATCAAGAAGATATGTGGGCCCTGaagtttcttaattttataaatggtgtaaatcaattattatttgaaGGAATGACTCGTGAACTGCCAGT AATAGGCTTTGCAGAAGATATATGGATGGTGGGAGTCATTGATGAGATTCGGATGCCATTAAAAGAAAATCATCATAATCCGATACTAATTGACACAAAGACTCGTGCTCGAGATACACTTCCTGCTGAACCGCAACGAAGAAATGGACG GCTTCAATTGATGTGCTACAAGTACTTGTGGGACAATTTGGTTGCTGATAATTTTCCTTCTAATgtttttttcacttattttgGCTTAAACCCCCAACATAATCTATGTGAAGATCTAAAAGTGACAAGTGCTGACTCTGGATTTTCTGCTTCG ACACTGGATGATGTAGTGAGATATTACAGAAATACATGTAGGATGCTGGCCCCTGCTCATGATCAACTCTTGTTGAG ATATGAGTATCAGAAAGATCATTCACTGCTTGGTGAAGATAAATTCACATATGATCATGATTGGCTAACGAATCAAATTCATTCGTGTCTTAAGTTTTGGGTTGGAGAACAAGAAGCCACTTACACTCCTGAAGATGAACGCTGGAAATGTGGTTACTGTCAATTTGCTCGTGTCTGTCCTGCATACAATGATAGTAAAGGAACGATGGAACCTAAAAGCAATGATTTAAACATCAAAGAAGGCTAG
- the LOC114169733 gene encoding 54S ribosomal protein L24, mitochondrial has product MAFRGKEMMKKILKTVGENGLSRREKETLEKCMPRSKVVMNRAKRGLFAGRHIQFGNSVSEDGGNKTRRTWKPNVQEKRLFSYILDRHVRVKVTTHAIRCIDKAGGIDEYLLKTPYHKMDTEMGILWKAKIEKLYEELGQKEVVFFSPEAEAKFEQDFKDLKLSEREARKEVRRKMFTGMSKHEGAPFSYILAADKLKAGSFVSN; this is encoded by the exons ATGGCGTTCAGAGGGAAAGAAATGATGAAGAAAATTCTGAAGACGGTGGGAGAGAATGGTTTGAGTCGAAGAGAAAAGGAAACGTTGGAGAAATGCATGCCTCGAAGCAAGGTTGTGATGAATCGCGCCAAACGCGGTCTCTTTGCTGGGCGACACATTCAGTTTGGAAATAGTGTCAGTGAAGATGGCGGTAACAA GACAAGGAGAACTTGGAAGCCGAATGTCCAGGAAAAGCGGCTCTTCAGCTACATCCTAGATCGTCACGTTCGTGTTAAAGTGACCACACATGCCATCCGATGCATAGACAAGGCAGGTGGGATTGATGAGTACTTGCTGAAAACTCCTTATCACAAGATGGACACTGAAATGGGCATTCTCTGGAAggcaaaaattgagaaattgtATGAAGAGCTCGGCCAAAAGGAGGTTGTATTCTTTTCACCGGAGGCTGAAGCGAAGTTTGAGCAGGACTTTAAAGATTTGAAACTGTCTGAAAGGGAAGCACGAAAGGAGGTCAGAAGAAAGATGTTCACTGGGATGAGCAAGCACGAAGGGGCTCCTTTTTCGTATATCTTAGCTGCTGACAAGCTCAAAGCTGGAAGCTTTGTTTCAAATTGA